A segment of the Trifolium pratense cultivar HEN17-A07 linkage group LG7, ARS_RC_1.1, whole genome shotgun sequence genome:
AAGAAGTTGTGTATCATGGTTTGGTGGGTCTGATGGCTGTTGGGTGTCAAGTTCTGATGGTGCAGATGGAGTTAGTGTGGGTGGAATATAAGTGCAAGAAGGAATATCAGCAACAGACTCAAAAGTATCAACATCTGGGTCAGTGTAAGGAACAATACTAGAAATTGACTCTTTGTGAGAGACAGATGGAAGAGATTGAGGAGTACATTTGGTGGGTTTATAAGGAAATTCAAGTTCATAAAATTCAACATTTCTGGAAACAGAATAACTTCTGGAATGTGTATCTAAAATCACATAACCTTTCATACCTTGTTTATCTCCAAGAAACACACATTTGCTAGCTCTTGGATCAAAACTTGTGCCTCTGAATAGGTAAAGTAGATGAATAGCATAAACATCCAAAGACATGGAGAGTAGTGAGGTCAGGTTCAATACCAGGAAATGGTAACTTCTTCTGCTTAGCCATGTGACATTCATCAAAAGGATCATGGTCTAAGACAGGTATATAGCTAAATTTCTTATTCAAACACTTCATTCTTTCAGCAGATAGGTGGCCTAACCTGAGATGCCATAACCTCCCACTATTGACACTTACTGAATTACCTCTAACAATTGAACTTACTTGTTCAAGCTTCCAGTAATACAATCCATCCAGTTGCTTAGCCAAACCAATCCTCCTCATAGTGTCCTTTTCCTGCATGATACATATATCATTTTCAAAAGAGGTGACACAATCATGTTGCTTATCTAATCTTGAGACAGACATGAGATTTACATTAAAGCCAGGCAGATATAAAACTCTATCTATAGTTAACTTAACTCATCACAAATTTTGATCTTTCCAATGATGTGAGCTTGAACACTACTTCCATTAGGCAAACCAACAGAAATAGGTGGGACAATATTACTAATATGAAGTAAACCATTGCATAGAATTGCATATGTGATCAGTTGCACCTGTGTCTAAAATCCATTGACATATAGTGTTACTGATTGCAGAGTTATGATCATGAGGTTTACCTGCTACTCCTGCAGAATAACAGTGACTGCTTTCACCCTTGACTATGTTGGTAGCATGCTTAGTGCCATCCAATTGGTTCCTTTCAAGCAAAGCCAATAAGCTGTTGTACTAATCCTTGGTCAAGGACACATTTCCTTCATCTGAAGCCTTCATCTGCATGTTCCCACCATCATTGTAGCCTTCATTGTTCTCATCCTCAACATTATTAGCATAAGCATTTCCTTGATTACCTCTACCATAGCCCCAATTAGGTGGATAACCATGTTTCTTATAGCAAATGTCAACTATGTGACCATTCTTACCACAGTATGTGCAAACTTTTTCTTTGTAAGGATTGCCTCTGCCTCTACCATATTGATTATTACCAAATTGATTACCTCCATTGCCTCTTCCTCGGCCAAAACCTCTCCGTGCACCAAGATTTTCAACAGCATTAGCTAATACctcagtttcttcatgcttacTATCAATTGAAACATTCACACCATAATTCTGTTGCCTCTCATCTTGTAAAACCATAGAAAGAACCTTGTTGATATTTGGAAGAGGTTCCATTAACAAAACGTGAGACCTAACAAATTTTGATACTGCTCATTCAATCCCATAAGAAATTGGATGATTTTGTCTTCAGTCCTGAACAACGTGCATTTCTCATAGCAGCACAAACACACATATATGGACAGGTACACTGCGGAATGGGCCTAAATTGATCAAGTTCTTCCCACATGGCACGCATCTCAGTAAAGTAATCCGAAACTCGAGAATTACCTTGTTTGAAATTGGAGATTTCTTGATACAGAGTTGCTACACGAACTCTATCACCTTGCAAGCACCTTTCTTTAAGATCTTTCCAAACATCGACTGCATTTTCATGTAAACAACACTTTCTGAAACAACAATTTATTAAGAAATTGCAAAACAAAAGCTCTAGGAATAACCCTTTTCTCCAAACTATGCAAAACAAGTACTGGATACTTAGCAAGCACAAGAGAATCCCAACCCATTTCATTGACAAAAAACTTCATCAATCATCACTGCCTCAATTTTCTCCACAGATGATAACATACACCAAGGATGTTTCACAAATGCTGAAACAACATTCTCTTCAGACCAACCCCATTTCTTAAACACATCAATCTTCCTTCCCCAAAGTGACTTGTTATTAACCTTAGCACGCAACGCCACAATGAAAACTGTCGATTTAGGGTTAAATCCCAATTCCGTTACTTCCACCACAACCCTATTCAAAAAAAGAGGATTTTCAGCAAGTATAGGATACCAATTTCGTAGCACCACCTTTGACTCGGGAACACCATTTTGAATCAAAAGTTGAATATTCTGTAATGGGTTTTTAGAAAAAATCATGCGATCACAATGTTTGAGAAAACACATCTCATTAAGCTaaaagaaacaatattttttttttttttgagaaatgcAATAGTTGATTGATCAGAAAGTAAGAATCTTTTGACAAAATCATAAGATGTGGTTATAGTATTTTCCAAGCTTTGACACAAGATAACAGGAGTTTTGGTAATGATGTGAACAAGATCGGATTTTGAAGCACCCTTTGagagaagaaaaatgaattttgggAGGATGGTTTTGTTAAGATCGAAAGAGAGAACATCTGGGCGAGTTTTGATGATacaaaataagtgattatttgaGAAGTTCTCTTTTTGTTGACTATGTTAGTAACATGCTTAGTGTCAACAAAAAGAGAAGTTCATGCATATATGATTGATACGTTGTGTCCTAACAATATCTCTAGTCTTCTGGATAAACTCATTTCTTTCTGACTCGTTCTTGTCCAAAAGGTACGTAACATGCAATGTTGCAAGTACATGTTTCTAAATTTCACATGGCGCCACGTATTAGATAGCAACAAAAGATATACTATAGTATTAAGCAAAATAAAAAGACGATGACatcataacaataatatattgacATCACAATTATATTTACATCCTATAATACAACAATTCTATTCAATACCTCCAAAAATATTAACTGATAATTATCAAACCAACTATGTCACTTTTCACTATAAATAGTgtgtattatatatatgtttttgatgtatttggtttaaaagcCAAAACGTATTATTAGAttttaactttatatatattttttaaccatTTACATTAtgtacatttttatttattattagatatTAATTTCATTGCCATCTTCAACACTCAATCCCCAAAACTATATCttcaatctctattaaaatctCATAATACTTTTTATCGTAGGGAACTACCTGagattgatatatatatatatatatatatatatatatatatatatatatatgtatcacATGAGAATGTCAATTATATATGAGAATGGTGAGAATGAATATGAGCCATGTGATCAAAAACGTGTGGCAGAGATTAAAAAAAGACTCTTTTAGGTGTGTCACATGAGATTCTGCTATTTCTGTCACTCTCTCTTCCTTCCCAGAACTTCTTTTTCTCTCAAACACAACTTCCACCCTTCTCAGTTCctcttacttttttttctacACATCaatcctcatttctcagttctCACTTATGTGACTTCGTACTCATTCTATTCTTTATTAATTCAACAAATTTATCCAATTTGCTTGATCTAGATctaattacaaaataaatagaatttAAAAGCATAAAGAAACTCATTATAACTTGTTTTGAAACCATATCTGCATCGATTGTGGTCTTACTACAGTAACCCAATCCTACCGGTACATTTTGCAGAGGGTGGGAAATCGAAGAACATGAAAGGGTAAAGGgttcaaaagaaataaaaatggacTGGGAACTGAGCGGCCGGAATAAGGTAAGCGGCCGGAACGACAGGAGGGATAAGATGAGTGGCCGGAACTGAGCGGCCGGAATAAGGTAAGCGGTGGGTGTGGTCTATGTGTGATGTTGGGGAGAGAGAAGGGAGGCGTGTATTTGTTGGAGAGAGAAAGTTTAATAAGAATGTTTTAATCATGtgttgtgttatttgaacaacAATTTAGGTGACAACTTTTGGGACAACAATaaatttacaaatgaaagtagGTGTTGACACAAAAATCAAAGcaatagagagagaaagtaaaaaGATAATGTGAGTATGAGAGAGAAAGTTGTCTCAAAAGTTGTTAAAAAATGGTTgtacaaatatcatttctcttTAATCATACTCCTTCATTTAAATCCAATGGTTattattcattctcatattctcatatatctttatcattcttataatatatatatatatatatatatatatatatatatatatatatatatatatatatatatatatatatgagtcaggatccgttgataccaggtgtcaaactttattttgacaccaaattttgtccatttattttatttgatctgATGGTCAGGTTTAATCtcataacttataaaaataaatcaaatcatagaCAATTTAAATCCCCCtttatttattgtaaaaaaaaaaattccctttATTTACGGAAggtttcttttctttctttctttttttttttacaattttatggaagctttctttctttcttttttttggtttattttatgGAAGCTTTCTATTAATCCATCATAAAATTATACTGTACGTGATAAACGATCGATAAAGAATGGGAGACCATGTTCTTTCTTCCTCAtccatattatcaaaataaatattgcCTGGTATCACAAAAGTAAGTGACTCAACGGaaattgatttattaattaatcttttttttttttcgtaaaattttGCATGTTGTGCCGTAATTTCCATaaataaagggaaaaaaaatttgacaataAATAAAGGAGGATTTAATTGTCTATGATTTGatctatttttataagttatgaGATTAAACCTGatcattaaatcaaataaaataaatggacaagatttggtgtcaaaataaaatttgacaacCTAATACACTCCCTTTGAGGAGGCCGAACGAACGCAATCCAAAACCTAAAAGCACACACTCACATCACAGACAgagtatataaataaataagtagatGGATGGgaggagaaagagaagagaaggGAAGGTAAAGGTAATTTAGAATAATAATGAAGTTCAGGGGTCATTGTAATGGTCGTAGTTTTTGTGATTTTAAGAAAAATCCACGGGGGGTTTCTCGATTAATTGTCGACAAGTCTAATTTAAGAGTTTTTAGAAAAACCCCTTCATTATATGGAAAATATTGTTGTTATGATCATTGGATTGAGGTTACTACTAATCGAGTCCATGTTCCGTATATTCCGCCGCCAAGAACCGCATCTCAACCTTCCGATATCCAGGTTTCCGATGATGCGgctttgaagaagaagattgagaTTGATGTGGTGGCGGCTGATTCATCTTCCTCTAAAGCTGCTACTCTTTTCGATCTCAGTTCTGATCATCAGCTGGTCAAGTGTTCCACCTCTGCTACTTCTGCCGCCGACGACggtgctgctgctgctgctgagGATTCTGTTAAGGCTTCttcaaagaagaagaggaagaagaagaagaaatcaacGGAGATGGCTGCTGATTCATCTTCCTCTAAAGCTGCTGAGGATTCTGTTAAGGCTTCttcaaagaagaagaggaagaagaagaagaaatcaacGGAGATGGCTGCTGATTCATCTTCCTCCGAGCCTGCTCATTCTGaatctcatcatcatcatcagctGGTTAAGTGTTCCACCTTTACTGATGATGGAGCTGCTGTTGATTCTGTTAAGGCCACCGTTCGTCCAAAGCATGGAAGTAGTCAATTTCggaaaaagaagaaacaaaaactcAATAATTAACTttgtttaattatattattattattattattattattattattattattatcatcattatCTTAATCTCATCTTGTAAGGAGAGATTATCTCTCCATCCATagtcttttttaattttgtttatgtgCTGCTTATTgacaatattatattatattatattatattatattatattatattatattatattatattatattatattatattatattatgtattgcATGCACTACAACATTTTGCTTCACATTATGTTAACCTTACAGTCAAGGAAAACTACAACACCATAAGCAatgaagacaataaataaacacttcATACATGATTCTTGCAATAGTGACATTAGTTTTAACTGCATCACTTTTCCATCAAATGTAAAGTAAAATCACAACAGATAAGCTGTGATGACAGTAGAACTTCAAATTTGATACTTAATACAACCATTTATTAGAATAgattaaatagaaaataaaataatgaatttcATTACAATAGACTAAGAAGAACATACACAGATACACTAATGATGTATACTTGTGTGACCTTAAAATAAGCTTCAAAATCAGCTCCATTGAGGGTGATATTAGACTTGCTACGTATCTCCAAATGGAGAAGACCTGGACCCTTTGCAACCTTCGACTCAATAAATTCATCCCCCACTTGAAATAAGACCAATTCTTATATAGACTTATTACGATATCATATTTGGTCGCTAACAATAATGAAAGCTCATATTTGTACCTTTTTAGCAGTGATGGAAAATTCATATTAGTTGAACAGCATGAGTATATTGCTGTTTCAATTGCGGTTCGTGTCACTTATCTTCTGCAAAATCTGTTCAATAACTTTCTGATGTATAAATTATGGCATCTGTAGTAGATGGATATTGTGTATGCATAAGACTAACTAATAAGGAAGACGTCAGAGTTCAGTAACGCGAGCTTTTCTTTTTAATAGTTAATGTTAATGCAACTTCCTGAGACATGGACGAGGATAACTAACGTTTGCTTCTTAGACACATCATTAGATCTATCTTTGCTGCTGCTACTCAGCTCCATCTATAGGTCCAGATAACACACATTTAAGCTCACTCGagctgatatatatatatatatatatatatatatatatatatatatatatatatatatatatactatcatcCCTATGTCAAGCAATCACACATTTATCCTATCCATCATAAGAATTTTTGTAAGAACCTATATATGCAAATGTATAACAAGTCCTGCTGCTAACCAAATGTGTATCAAAATAAAGAGGGACATTGCTAGATCAACCAGGTCCCACATTAAGCCACAAACCATCGGATCTCAGAATGTTTACCGCCAATGATGAATTAGAAAGATTAATTAACCTCAACAGAACTTCTTGAAGAGAAGTAGAGACAAAAAGTGATAATAAGCTTTCAAATTAAGGCAGTGAGAGATCACTGAGAGAGATGAGTTAACAAGGACATACTTTtgagaaaaatatatgcattcTTGATTCTGTCAAAATAAAGATTATCCTTCTCACCTTATGTTgatttcaatttaatttctataaaaatttgAGATTAAAATCATAAGCAAATAAGCAATGAAAATTAGTATAAACAAACCACAAACAAAATCACATCATATGACTATATATCATGTTTGGGAATGAATGAATGTTACTTCTGCAACAAAGGGTAATAAAGATTATCCTTCTCACCTTATGTTgatttcaatttaatttctaAAAAATTTTGAGATTAAGATCATAAGCAATGAAAATTAGTATAAACAAACCACAAAAAAATCACATCATATGACTATATATCATGTTTGGGAATGAATGAATGTTACTTCTGCAACAAAGAG
Coding sequences within it:
- the LOC123896327 gene encoding protein MICRORCHIDIA 1-like, translated to MIFSKNPLQNIQLLIQNGVPESKVVLRNWYPILAENPLFLNRVVVEVTELGFNPKSTVFIVALRAKVNNKSLWGRKIDVFKKWGWSEENVVSAFVKHPWFDVWKDLKERCLQGDRVRVATLYQEISNFKQGNSRVSDYFTEMRAMWEELDQFRPIPQLSKFVRSHVLLMEPLPNINKVLSMVLQDERQQNYGVNVSIDSKHEETEVLANAVENLGARRGFGRGRGNGGNQFGNNQYGRGRGNPYKEKVCTYCGKNGHIVDICYKKHGYPPNWGYGRGNQGNAYANNVEDENNEGYNDGGNILLALLERNQLDGTKHATNIVKGESSHCYSAGVAGGKNYLHVHPMFLHSNATSHKRAFGAVAELLDNAVDEIQNGATFVSIDKTSNPRDGSPALLIHDDGGGMDPEAMRRCSSFGFSDNNSKLSIGQYGNGFNFKTSSMRLGADAIVFSRHLNNGILTQSIGLLSYKFFMRTHLDRIVVPMVNYEFNTSTGSLDMLNGNEHFMENLSLLLRWSPYSSETDLLKQFDNMGSRGTKVIVYNLLFNDEGITELDFDSDPKDIRIAWDIKKLGSKPAWKRIQEEHIAKRFRYSLRVYLSILYLRLPTTFQIILRGEAVKPHSIADDLKLCHYCKNHVILYEVFIIFTAYGVVVFLHCK
- the LOC123894753 gene encoding uncharacterized protein LOC123894753 isoform X2; translation: MKFRGHCNGRSFCDFKKNPRGVSRLIVDKSNLRVFRKTPSLYGKYCCYDHWIEVTTNRVHVPYIPPPRTASQPSDIQVSDDAALKKKIEIDVVAADSSSSKAATLFDLSSDHQLVKCSTSATSAADDGAAAAAEDSVKASSKKKRKKKKKSTEMAADSSSSEPAHSESHHHHQLVKCSTFTDDGAAVDSVKATVRPKHGSSQFRKKKKQKLNN
- the LOC123894753 gene encoding uncharacterized protein LOC123894753 isoform X1, with product MKFRGHCNGRSFCDFKKNPRGVSRLIVDKSNLRVFRKTPSLYGKYCCYDHWIEVTTNRVHVPYIPPPRTASQPSDIQVSDDAALKKKIEIDVVAADSSSSKAATLFDLSSDHQLVKCSTSATSAADDGAAAAAEDSVKASSKKKRKKKKKSTEMAADSSSSEPAHSESHHHHQLVKCSTFTDDGAAVDSVKATVRPKHGSSQFRKKKKQKLNN